The uncultured Subdoligranulum sp. genomic sequence GGACTTCATGCGCTGAATCCGGAACTGACAAAAAATCTTCCGCCTGACGCTGTTTTCTGCCTCTATGCCGGCTTGCGGGAAGAGTACGCCGCACCGGATGGCAGCCGCTGTCTGGCCACGCGGGATATCCGGCTGGCCCGCCGGCTGGTGCGGGATTTTCTCTTCCGCGGGCACCGAGCCTCCTTTACGCTGGGGCTCTGGGGACATGTCTGCAACGGGGAGGAACGGTATATCAAGCCATACAAGCCCCGGGCGGATCTGCTGCTGGATACCACACACACCTATGAAGTCTGTCTGTGGCGTAATGTGCTGGACAGCATGCCGCCGGACCCGGCCCTCACGTCGGTCCAGCAGCGGCAGCTGGAAGCCCTCTGCCGCAAGTTCGTCCCGTTCCCGGCATTGGGAACGGAGCTTGTTCCGCAAGACAGCATGCTGCGGGAATTTATCGGTCCGCAGGGCGTGTAAATTCACGGAAAATATACATTTGCGCGTTGCAAAGGCTGCGGGAATCCGCTATAATAGGCGTAAAGAGCGCGGCGGAGCAAGAACCGCGCTTGTCTACAGAAAGAGGTGTTCCCTATGTTTGAACTGGATATTGAAATGCTGAAGGAACAGGGACTGCAGCTGGTGGATTCCGCCAAAAAGACCGCACAGGATCTGGCGGGCAAGGGCAAGAACCAGTTGGATCTTATGAATCAGCAGGCGCGTCTGTCCAGGGCTCAGCGCCAGTTAGGTGCACTCGTCTACAGCCTGCATAAGGCCGGGGAGGAAAATCAGCCCCTGGTGGAAAAATATATCGAAGCGGTTGCCGAGGTGGAGAAGGCCATCGAAGAGATCAAGGCCAACATGAGCCCCGAGGAGTATATGCCTTCCGAGGACGAGGCCCCGGAGGAGGCACCCCAGGAGGAAGCCGCTGCGGAAGAGGAAGAGGAGATCGAGGAGGAGCCGGTGCATCTGCGCGGTGAGACCAAGATCTGCCCGGTCTGCAAGTCGGAAGTGGACGGCGATGCGTTGTTCTGCAACCATTGCGGTGCCCAGCTGTAATCCGCGACTACACGTAACAATAGTGGCTCTGCGGGCGGTGCTGCGGCTGCGGTGCCGCCCGCAAGGCTTGACAAATTCCGGATTGTGAGTACAATATGGCGTACTGCGCTCTGCGCAGGATGCAAGGCAACCTTATGAACAGAGCATTTCCTGAAAAAGAAAGCTATACCGCAGAGGATCTTGTGGCGATCATTGCGCTGCTGCGGGATCCCGAGAACGGATGCCCCTGGGACAAAGTGCAGACCCATCGGTCCATTCGCATGAATTTCCTGGAGGAAGCCTACGAGGCGGTGGATGCCATTGATCTGGCAGACCCGCAGCTGCTGTGCGAGGAACTGGGCGACGTGCTCATGCAGGTGGCCTTCCATGCGCAGATTGAGCAGGAGGCCGGACGCTTTTCCTGGCAGCAGGTCTGCGACGGCGTATGCCGCAAACTCATTGAGCGGCATCCCCATATTTTTGGCGGAGATACAAGCATAAAAGACTGGGATGCGCTCAAAAATAAGGAAAAGGGCCGCCTGACACTGCAGGATGACCTGGCCAGTGTGCCCAGGGCCCTGCCGGCACTGATGCGTGCCGCCAAGCTGCAGAAACGCGCGGCGCGTTACGGCGAGGATGCGTCCCCCGAGGCGCAGCGCGTGGCAGACTATGCCCGGGACCTGCAGTGCGCAACCGGGCCCCAGGCCGCCGAGGAGGCGGCCGGAAAACTCTTGTTTGCCGCTGTTGCTTTGGCGCGGCAGGCGGGCATCGATCCGGAACAGGCGCTGCAGAAGCGCAACGCCGCCTTTGAGGCGGCACCTGAATCTAATGGAGCTGTGAAGCAGGCGCCTGGGAATTCCCCTGCAGCCGCTTTTGGCAGATAAATAACTTTGGAGGTACAAACCATGACGAAAGTTGAATTGATCGCCGCTGTGGCGAACGAAGCCAACCTGACCAAGAAGGACGCCGAGCAGGCTGTCAACACCGCCCTCAACGCCATCACCGAGGCGCTGAAGAATGGCGACAAGGTCACGCTGGTGGGCTTCGGCACGTTCGAGGTCCGTGAGCGCCCGGCCCGCAAAGGCCGCAACCCCCAGACCGGCGCTGAGATCACCATCGAGGCGTCCAAGCTGCCCGCTTTCAAGGCCGGCAAGGCTCTGAAGGACGCTGTGCAGTAAGCCGCATTGTACCTTGTTTGCCCCGTCGCCGTTGGCGATGGGGTATTTTTCGTAGGAGGAAGTTATGCGTTTAGACAAATATCTGAAAGTCAGCCGCCTGATCAAGCGCCGCACGCTGGCCAACGAGGTGGCCGATGCAGGCCGGGTGCTGGTCAACGGCAAGCCGGCCAAGGCCAGTTACGCGGTGAAAACGGGGGATGTGATCGAGATCACCTTCGGCAACCGCCCGGTCAAGGTGCGCGTCCTCTCCACCGAGGAGCCCAAGGGCAAGGACGTGGCCCGGGAATTGTTTGAAGTGATGGATCTGCAGTCATAATTCCGGACCCTGCCGCATATCGTATGGATGTAGACCCAATTGCGGAGGAGGGGACAACCGCTATGGCGGAACTCAGAAAGGAACCGGCGCAGACCCGGGCCGATGCGGTGGAAACACCGCCCCGCGGCCACAGTCTTGCGCTCAAGGACCGGCGGCATCTGGCGCTGACCGGCGTCACGCGGATCATCAGCTGTGACGAGACAGCGGCCGTGCTGGAAACCCCGCTGGGCAACCTGACCATCGGCGGGCAGGAACTGCAGGTCAGTGAACTGTCGGTGCACAGCGGGCAGGTGCAGCTCTCGGGCAAGATCGAGTACATGCAGTATGCCGAAAACCGTCAGTCGGGCGGCGGTCTGCTGGCCCGCCTGTTCCGCTGAGATGGCGGCGGCACCCGCCGCAGCGGCGGTTCTGGGGGATCTTCTGTGGTGCCTGGGGCTGGGATGCCTGCTGGGAGCGGGCCGCCAGCTGCTGGGCCTGGTGCTGGGGGAAGGGCCGGTGCGCTGCTTTTGCTGGGATGTACTGGCTTTCGCGGCTGCGGCTTTCCTGGTATGCGGATTCTCGGCCGGTGTCAGTGCCAGCGGCCTGGCGCGCTGGTACATGGCCCTGGGCATGCTGGCCGGGGCGCTGGCGTGGAACGGCACCGCAAGTCCGGCCATCCGGCAGCTGCTTCATGCCCTGGGGTGGGGGCTGCTGTGGCCTTTCCGCACCCTGGAGCGCCGCTGCCTGGCGCCGATTCACCGGCGGCTGACCCGGGCCATACAGAGGCGCCGGGAAAAGCGCAAACAGAAAAAAGCGGAGAAAAAGCCAAAAAACGGA encodes the following:
- a CDS encoding zinc ribbon domain-containing protein produces the protein MFELDIEMLKEQGLQLVDSAKKTAQDLAGKGKNQLDLMNQQARLSRAQRQLGALVYSLHKAGEENQPLVEKYIEAVAEVEKAIEEIKANMSPEEYMPSEDEAPEEAPQEEAAAEEEEEIEEEPVHLRGETKICPVCKSEVDGDALFCNHCGAQL
- a CDS encoding YabP/YqfC family sporulation protein, which gives rise to MAELRKEPAQTRADAVETPPRGHSLALKDRRHLALTGVTRIISCDETAAVLETPLGNLTIGGQELQVSELSVHSGQVQLSGKIEYMQYAENRQSGGGLLARLFR
- a CDS encoding HU family DNA-binding protein, whose protein sequence is MTKVELIAAVANEANLTKKDAEQAVNTALNAITEALKNGDKVTLVGFGTFEVRERPARKGRNPQTGAEITIEASKLPAFKAGKALKDAVQ
- a CDS encoding RNA-binding S4 domain-containing protein, which produces MRLDKYLKVSRLIKRRTLANEVADAGRVLVNGKPAKASYAVKTGDVIEITFGNRPVKVRVLSTEEPKGKDVARELFEVMDLQS
- the mazG gene encoding nucleoside triphosphate pyrophosphohydrolase; this encodes MNRAFPEKESYTAEDLVAIIALLRDPENGCPWDKVQTHRSIRMNFLEEAYEAVDAIDLADPQLLCEELGDVLMQVAFHAQIEQEAGRFSWQQVCDGVCRKLIERHPHIFGGDTSIKDWDALKNKEKGRLTLQDDLASVPRALPALMRAAKLQKRAARYGEDASPEAQRVADYARDLQCATGPQAAEEAAGKLLFAAVALARQAGIDPEQALQKRNAAFEAAPESNGAVKQAPGNSPAAAFGR